From a region of the Bacillales bacterium genome:
- a CDS encoding COX15/CtaA family protein, with protein sequence MKRGHATIFGLGIATSIGLFIVNAMGFIDTITGSTLGCGKEWPLCDGALVPSVWDKATTIEYTHRLVAMTVILMLIVFSTVAAMKYRRFPRVKGLIAVSVAAVLTEAGLGASSVLFSNPPWVLAFHMGTAFTSFTACVLLTIVVGEIEKTKRYQRNKVALPRFAPLAWFSMIYVFAAIYYGAYVTHSGYGAMFKGWPFPSESTQAAGIGYWIDFGHRLVAFGLFVLVAALLRKSYRLRWVRRDLFIGSLFAFIFTLLQIFSGAYLILSHLSMPAFLSHVTLVSLLFVSVAYLAFQTLPEMLHSIRGSFHKSRDRKVVQEKRKKHAKPSGS encoded by the coding sequence ATGAAACGGGGACACGCAACCATTTTCGGGCTCGGGATCGCAACATCCATCGGCTTGTTTATTGTCAATGCGATGGGGTTCATCGATACGATCACGGGATCGACGCTCGGATGCGGGAAAGAGTGGCCGCTCTGTGACGGGGCACTCGTGCCTAGCGTATGGGACAAAGCGACGACGATTGAATATACACACCGTCTCGTCGCAATGACGGTTATTCTCATGCTCATCGTATTTTCAACTGTGGCAGCGATGAAATATCGCCGTTTTCCAAGGGTGAAAGGCTTGATCGCTGTTTCCGTGGCGGCCGTGTTGACGGAAGCAGGGCTCGGCGCATCAAGTGTGCTCTTTTCTAACCCCCCGTGGGTACTCGCCTTTCATATGGGCACGGCCTTTACATCTTTCACTGCTTGTGTGCTTCTCACAATCGTTGTCGGTGAAATTGAAAAGACAAAGCGTTACCAACGGAATAAGGTGGCCCTTCCCCGTTTCGCACCGTTAGCCTGGTTTTCGATGATTTATGTGTTTGCTGCGATCTATTATGGGGCTTATGTGACTCACTCCGGCTACGGCGCCATGTTTAAAGGTTGGCCCTTCCCTTCTGAATCCACGCAAGCTGCCGGTATCGGGTATTGGATCGATTTCGGCCATCGGTTAGTGGCATTCGGATTGTTTGTGCTCGTCGCGGCACTGCTTCGGAAATCGTACCGGTTGCGCTGGGTGCGCCGCGACCTTTTCATCGGCAGTCTCTTTGCATTTATTTTCACCTTGCTGCAAATTTTCAGCGGAGCGTATTTGATTTTATCGCACTTAAGCATGCCGGCGTTTCTCAGCCATGTAACCCTCGTTTCTTTACTGTTTGTGTCGGTGGCCTATTTAGCGTTCCAAACGCTTCCGGAAATGCTCCATTCGATTCGCGGCTCATTTCACAAAAGCCGTGATCGAAAAGTCGTACAAGAAAAAAGAAAAAAACACGCCAAACCTTCCGGATCGTGA
- the ric gene encoding iron-sulfur cluster repair di-iron protein, with protein sequence MEQAFTKETHVGDIVSHFPMASALLKRYRIDFCCGGDRPLREAVEEKELDVDHLLLELNDLYEAAQSALKQQTDWRERSSSELVDHIVGKHHAYLNQVLPELSQWVTKIYRVHGKNHPELKQLHHAYHALKMELESHSIKEEESVFPKIKAFDTAASPAVLEELSEAIEELESEHDAAGDLLKSMRELTGDYQLPPDACQTYSMTFKQLQELESDLFEHIHLENNILFPRLVKSA encoded by the coding sequence ATGGAACAAGCTTTCACAAAAGAAACACACGTCGGTGACATTGTCAGCCATTTTCCTATGGCAAGCGCGCTTCTGAAAAGATACCGCATTGATTTTTGCTGCGGAGGAGATCGTCCGTTAAGGGAAGCCGTTGAAGAAAAGGAACTTGATGTCGATCACCTTTTGCTTGAGCTGAATGACTTATATGAGGCGGCACAATCTGCGCTGAAACAACAAACCGATTGGAGAGAAAGAAGTTCTTCGGAGCTTGTTGATCATATCGTTGGCAAGCATCACGCTTATTTGAATCAAGTGTTGCCCGAGCTGAGTCAATGGGTGACAAAAATTTACCGGGTGCACGGAAAAAATCATCCCGAGCTTAAGCAGTTGCATCATGCTTATCATGCCTTGAAGATGGAGCTTGAAAGTCACTCAATCAAGGAAGAAGAGTCCGTATTTCCGAAGATCAAAGCGTTTGATACCGCCGCCTCCCCTGCTGTACTGGAAGAACTCTCAGAGGCCATTGAGGAATTGGAGAGCGAGCATGACGCAGCTGGCGATTTGTTAAAATCGATGCGCGAACTCACCGGTGATTATCAACTTCCTCCTGATGCGTGCCAGACCTATTCGATGACTTTCAAGCAATTGCAAGAGCTTGAATCTGATTTGTTTGAGCACATTCACCTTGAAAATAATATTCTTTTCCCGCGGCTCGTCAAAAGCGCGTAA
- a CDS encoding Crp/Fnr family transcriptional regulator produces the protein MVEMQMLAKEDHPFRNSVYFSKKNLRLLQTHMILKSFPKGAFMFREGQSANHFYYLIQGAVKVTKSGGNGKELLIYCFRSGDFFGEKSVGKVKTMSFDAKCVQPSVIGIMDQKNIQRLMKDEPQLAIQFMNWMGYMQRFTQIKLRDLLFYGKMGALASTIIRMVNTFGIEDGDRIRLSVHFTNSELASMIGATRETVNRMLHQLKKDGLIDYQASEIIVYDIEGLKDICQCEKCPIEVCRL, from the coding sequence ATGGTAGAAATGCAAATGCTTGCTAAAGAAGATCATCCGTTTCGGAATTCGGTCTATTTCTCGAAAAAAAATCTTCGCTTGTTGCAAACTCACATGATCCTGAAATCCTTTCCAAAAGGCGCATTCATGTTTCGCGAAGGTCAGTCTGCCAACCACTTTTATTATTTAATACAAGGAGCGGTGAAGGTAACAAAATCCGGCGGGAACGGGAAAGAGCTTTTGATTTATTGTTTTCGCTCAGGTGATTTCTTTGGAGAAAAAAGCGTGGGAAAGGTCAAAACGATGAGCTTTGATGCGAAATGTGTGCAACCAAGTGTCATTGGCATCATGGATCAAAAGAACATTCAACGGTTAATGAAAGATGAGCCGCAACTCGCTATCCAATTCATGAACTGGATGGGGTATATGCAAAGGTTTACGCAAATAAAGCTTCGAGACTTGTTATTCTATGGAAAAATGGGAGCGCTCGCTTCAACGATCATTCGGATGGTGAATACTTTTGGGATCGAAGACGGGGACCGAATTCGTTTGTCCGTGCATTTTACCAACAGTGAACTTGCAAGCATGATCGGAGCAACGCGAGAGACCGTCAACCGCATGCTGCATCAACTGAAAAAGGACGGTTTGATCGATTATCAAGCCTCAGAAATCATCGTTTACGACATCGAAGGACTCAAGGACATTTGTCAATGCGAAAAATGTCCAATCGAAGTATGCCGGCTTTAA
- the hemQ gene encoding hydrogen peroxide-dependent heme synthase, whose translation MEQEVVNGWFVLHDMRTFDWEKWRNCSSRERQSVIREFVQLLERWEKVQDRQEGSQMLYSVVGQKADLLLVILRPTMKELNLAETALAKTRFLDFTKSANSYLAAVEKSSFSGEPNKLHDDPEIQKKLRPAVPKMNHICFYPMSKRRGEQKNWFTLPIEDRKRMMFEHIETCKKYNQTVKRIITGSSGLDDYEWGISLFADDAMAFKNIIYDTRFDEVSAVYGLFGPFYIGNRMKTTDMESFFAL comes from the coding sequence ATGGAACAAGAAGTGGTAAATGGCTGGTTTGTCTTGCATGATATGCGGACATTTGATTGGGAAAAGTGGAGAAATTGCTCCTCACGTGAACGGCAAAGTGTGATTCGTGAATTCGTTCAATTGCTGGAACGGTGGGAGAAAGTACAAGATCGTCAAGAAGGCAGCCAAATGTTGTACTCAGTTGTCGGCCAAAAAGCGGATCTCCTATTGGTCATTCTCCGGCCGACAATGAAAGAACTGAATCTGGCCGAGACAGCGTTAGCGAAAACCCGTTTTCTAGATTTTACGAAATCGGCCAATTCTTATCTGGCCGCTGTTGAAAAGAGCAGTTTTTCGGGTGAGCCGAACAAACTGCATGACGATCCAGAAATCCAAAAGAAACTAAGACCCGCGGTCCCTAAGATGAATCATATATGTTTTTATCCGATGAGTAAAAGACGCGGGGAACAAAAGAACTGGTTCACGCTGCCGATCGAAGATAGGAAGCGTATGATGTTTGAGCATATTGAAACTTGCAAAAAGTATAATCAAACCGTGAAACGGATCATCACAGGATCTTCCGGGTTGGACGATTATGAGTGGGGGATCTCGCTCTTTGCCGATGATGCCATGGCGTTTAAGAACATCATTTATGATACCCGGTTTGACGAAGTCAGCGCTGTTTACGGGTTGTTCGGCCCGTTTTATATCGGCAATCGGATGAAAACAACTGACATGGAATCCTTTTTTGCTTTGTAA
- a CDS encoding 4-hydroxy-3-methylbut-2-enyl diphosphate reductase codes for MDVIKIAPRGYCHGVINAMVVARRAAQNPDLPKPIYILGMLVHNHHVTDAFEEDDIITLDGENRLEILKQVTSGTVIFTAHGVSPEVRLVAQEKGLTTIDATCSDVLHTHNIIREKTEEGYHIVYIGKQGHPEPEGAVGIAPNAVHLVTSQEDVKKLRLKAEKILVTNQTTLSQWDVKEIIHQVVEKYPQAEVYNEICFATQTRQEAVAEQAGNADLLIVVGDPRSNNSNRLVQVSEAIAGTPGIRIENLAQLDLSALKGVHKVAVTAGASTPTPITKQVIRFLEQYDPNDPSTWNKEKPIERQNILPKVKI; via the coding sequence ATGGATGTTATTAAAATTGCACCACGCGGGTACTGCCACGGAGTCATTAATGCAATGGTGGTCGCTCGCCGTGCCGCTCAAAATCCTGATTTACCGAAACCGATCTACATTCTTGGGATGCTTGTTCACAACCATCATGTGACGGACGCATTTGAAGAAGACGATATCATTACGCTGGATGGGGAAAATCGTTTAGAAATTTTAAAACAAGTAACGAGCGGAACGGTGATCTTTACCGCTCACGGTGTTTCACCAGAGGTACGTCTCGTTGCGCAAGAGAAAGGATTAACAACCATTGATGCAACATGTTCTGATGTGTTACATACGCACAACATCATTCGCGAGAAGACAGAAGAAGGGTACCATATTGTTTACATCGGGAAACAAGGTCACCCTGAACCGGAAGGAGCCGTGGGGATTGCACCAAACGCTGTCCATCTTGTCACTTCGCAGGAAGATGTAAAAAAGCTTCGTTTAAAGGCTGAAAAAATTCTCGTCACGAATCAAACGACTTTAAGTCAATGGGACGTGAAGGAAATCATTCATCAGGTGGTTGAAAAGTATCCGCAAGCAGAAGTTTATAATGAGATTTGCTTTGCTACGCAGACTCGACAAGAAGCGGTTGCCGAGCAGGCAGGAAATGCCGATCTCCTTATTGTCGTTGGTGATCCTCGAAGCAATAATTCCAATCGGTTGGTTCAAGTTTCCGAAGCAATTGCCGGAACCCCAGGCATACGGATTGAAAATTTGGCACAGCTTGATCTTTCTGCACTAAAAGGCGTTCATAAAGTGGCTGTCACGGCCGGTGCTTCGACACCGACACCTATTACAAAGCAAGTGATTCGTTTTCTCGAACAATACGACCCGAACGACCCATCGACATGGAACAAGGAAAAACCTATAGAACGACAGAACATTTTACCGAAGGTAAAAATATAG
- a CDS encoding DUF2269 family protein — MDMTTLYTILIFIHVCSAILGMGPGFALIYVVKSANTMSELKHAYAIRNRLHHFVMMGGMLLLISGLLMGLLNTALFHMGWYVTSLILFLIGLAMGPLVLARKSRPVKALLETYEGDNIPEAYKQLSNELFKYERLENGIFLIVIALMILKPF; from the coding sequence ATGGACATGACAACGCTCTATACGATCCTTATTTTCATTCATGTATGCTCAGCCATATTAGGAATGGGACCGGGCTTTGCTTTAATTTATGTTGTGAAATCGGCAAATACGATGTCTGAATTGAAGCATGCCTATGCGATCCGAAATCGGCTGCATCATTTTGTGATGATGGGCGGTATGCTTTTGTTGATTTCAGGATTATTGATGGGACTTTTGAACACAGCACTTTTCCATATGGGGTGGTATGTGACCAGTTTGATCCTCTTTCTTATCGGATTAGCTATGGGACCGCTCGTATTGGCACGAAAATCAAGACCCGTCAAGGCATTGCTGGAAACGTATGAAGGTGACAACATACCGGAAGCATACAAGCAACTGTCGAATGAACTTTTTAAATATGAACGTCTTGAAAATGGAATCTTTTTAATTGTGATCGCTCTCATGATTTTAAAGCCCTTTTAG
- a CDS encoding amino acid decarboxylase, with amino-acid sequence MIHVQREGDRAVIDVRELVKKGHHPKGEIFQYVKEAPVGTLLEIHVPHRAQPLVSGLSALGLNVIVKELSMDHFLLRTVKLIDS; translated from the coding sequence ATGATTCATGTTCAACGAGAGGGAGATCGTGCCGTTATCGATGTTCGGGAACTCGTGAAAAAAGGACATCATCCGAAAGGAGAAATCTTTCAGTATGTAAAAGAGGCGCCAGTAGGCACGTTACTTGAAATCCATGTGCCTCATCGGGCACAACCGTTAGTGAGCGGCTTATCTGCTTTAGGGTTAAATGTTATCGTTAAGGAGCTGTCCATGGACCATTTTTTGTTGAGAACGGTAAAATTAATTGACTCTTAA
- the narI gene encoding respiratory nitrate reductase subunit gamma produces MTEIFFWVIFPYIAGTVMIFGLLYRFAFRQLTWAAPSTEIFEKKKLRLGSQLFHWGIIFAFIGHIMGIIIPHSVYDFFNVPDEWYHTMAILTGGAAGLMIVVGLFILLVRKFAVPRVRAHTSFADYYSIVLLLLVSGLGAYMTIVYNTTVVAYEYRTTIGPWFRSLFIFQPRYELMTAVPLLFQVHVVIAFLLFASIPFTKLVHFFALPIRYPARAPQQYRARDGYRGRE; encoded by the coding sequence ATGACTGAAATTTTTTTCTGGGTCATTTTTCCTTACATCGCAGGAACCGTAATGATATTTGGATTGTTGTACCGCTTCGCTTTCCGGCAGCTCACCTGGGCAGCCCCTTCCACAGAAATTTTCGAGAAAAAAAAGCTGCGCCTCGGTTCGCAGTTGTTTCATTGGGGCATTATTTTCGCTTTCATCGGTCACATCATGGGCATCATCATCCCGCACAGCGTCTATGACTTTTTCAATGTGCCGGATGAATGGTATCATACGATGGCGATCCTCACCGGCGGGGCTGCAGGTCTCATGATCGTTGTCGGTCTTTTTATTTTACTCGTCCGCAAATTCGCCGTCCCGCGCGTTCGTGCTCACACCAGTTTCGCCGATTATTACTCGATCGTTCTGCTTTTGCTCGTTTCCGGTCTCGGCGCCTACATGACAATCGTCTACAATACGACGGTCGTCGCCTACGAATACCGCACGACGATCGGTCCGTGGTTCCGCAGCTTGTTCATCTTTCAACCGCGCTATGAACTGATGACCGCCGTCCCGTTGCTCTTTCAAGTCCATGTCGTCATTGCCTTTTTGCTGTTCGCCTCGATTCCATTCACAAAACTTGTTCATTTCTTCGCTTTGCCGATCCGATATCCGGCCAGGGCGCCACAGCAATATCGGGCTAGAGATGGTTATCGAGGACGCGAATAG
- the narJ gene encoding nitrate reductase molybdenum cofactor assembly chaperone, producing MMNDEKRALLMMASRILSYPEDAFFDDLQAMESLLESHVTAERAVDSLNQVFISLKKDTLQQLREHYVAVFDWKKKTGLYLTAQEYGDNRKRGGALIKLQKMIAASGYENVPDELVDHMPMLYEWMAVVDESFHRDRIERRLAGVTFTIANHLSEKSPYQHVLQMLVDHVFGKPSKTEMDDLMREMEEADEDELPYPLFYD from the coding sequence ATGATGAATGATGAAAAACGGGCGTTGCTGATGATGGCATCAAGAATCTTAAGCTACCCGGAAGATGCTTTTTTCGATGATTTGCAAGCGATGGAATCATTGTTGGAATCGCACGTGACAGCTGAAAGAGCCGTCGATTCGCTTAATCAAGTGTTCATTTCCTTAAAAAAAGACACGTTGCAGCAATTGCGCGAGCACTATGTGGCGGTCTTTGATTGGAAAAAGAAAACCGGCTTATATTTAACGGCGCAAGAATACGGAGACAACCGGAAGCGAGGAGGCGCCTTAATTAAGCTGCAAAAAATGATCGCCGCGTCCGGCTATGAAAATGTGCCGGATGAACTTGTCGATCATATGCCAATGCTCTATGAATGGATGGCGGTCGTGGATGAATCGTTTCATCGCGACCGCATTGAACGCAGATTGGCCGGAGTTACGTTTACAATTGCGAATCATTTGTCCGAAAAATCCCCTTATCAGCACGTTTTGCAAATGCTTGTGGATCACGTGTTCGGAAAGCCGTCGAAAACGGAGATGGACGATTTGATGAGAGAAATGGAAGAGGCAGATGAAGACGAGCTGCCATATCCGTTGTTTTATGACTAA